The genomic stretch TCATCAGCGGCAGCAAGATCTACATCACGAACGGAACGCAGGCCGACTTCCTGACACTTCTGGCGCGTACGTCGCCGGAGGCGGGATACCGGGGAATGTCGCTCATCATTGTGCCGACCGACCGCCCCGGTTTCCGCGTGGCACGGAAGCTGCGGAAGCTGGGCAACCATTCGTCGGACACGGCCGAGCTGGTCTTCGACGACGTCCGCGTACCGGTCACCAACCGAATCGGCGAAGAAGGTCAGGGGTTCTACCTGCAGATGGAGCAGTTCCAGAAGGAGCGGCTGATTGCGGTGTACACGGCGCTGGGCGGGCTGCAGCGGGCGATGGAGCGGACGGCCGCGTATCTCCGGGAGCGGAAGGCGTTCGGCGGGCCGCTGCTGGGGATGCAGTACATCCAGTACACCCTCGCTGAGTTGCAGGTAGAGATTGAATCGCTGCGGCAGCTGGCCTACGCGGCGGCCGAGGGCGTGGTCGCAGGGGAGAATGTGACCCGGCTGGCGACGATGGCGAAGTTCAAGGCAGGCCGGCTGGTGCGGCGGGTGGCGGATACCTGCCTGCAGTTCCATGGCGGGGCGGGCTACATGGAGGAGATGTGGACCAGCCGCTACTTCCGGGACAGCCGGCTCCTCGGCATCGGCGGTGGAGCCGACGAGGTGATGCTGCGCGTCCTCGTGAAAACCGAAGGGCTCGAGGTAT from Tepidiforma thermophila encodes the following:
- a CDS encoding acyl-CoA dehydrogenase family protein, with the translated sequence MARFTAEHQLFRQTVREFVEKEINPYADEWEAAGTFPAHELFRKAGSLGLLGVEYDPAYGGGGADHWYTVVLGEELGRADCGGVPMAINVQTDMATPALAKHGSHELKKAYLEPALRGELVASIAVTEPDAGSDVASIKTTARRDGDEYVISGSKIYITNGTQADFLTLLARTSPEAGYRGMSLIIVPTDRPGFRVARKLRKLGNHSSDTAELVFDDVRVPVTNRIGEEGQGFYLQMEQFQKERLIAVYTALGGLQRAMERTAAYLRERKAFGGPLLGMQYIQYTLAELQVEIESLRQLAYAAAEGVVAGENVTRLATMAKFKAGRLVRRVADTCLQFHGGAGYMEEMWTSRYFRDSRLLGIGGGADEVMLRVLVKTEGLEV